The Microbacterium schleiferi genome contains the following window.
TCCTTGAGATGCGGACCGGTGATGCGCCCACCGTCGGTGCACACGGCGCTCATCATCTTGAGCTCTTCGTCGACGACCATGAACAGTTCCTCGGTCTCCTTCGTGGAGCGCAGGAACTCACTGAGGTTGTCGACGGTGGCCCCTTCGTCCGGGTGACGGAACGTTCCCGAGATCGGATTCATCGTGACGATGCCGGCCTCGGCGCTGACGTGTGCCTCGGGGCTCGCCCCGACGGCGATGTGATCGGCGGTCACGACAGCGAACGTCCAGTAGGCGCCGCGCTCGTGCTCGAGCAGGGCCCGGAACCAGGCCAACGCTGCGACGCGCGGGTCCGCGTCGACGTCAGCCGTGAAGTCACGACGGATGACGAAGTTGGCGCCTTCGCCGCGTCCGATTTCGTCGGCGATGACGCGGCGGACGATGTCGGCGTACGCCTCGTCGTCGATGTCGAAACCGGCGTCCCGCAGCGGGATGTCATCGTGCGGGAGAACCGCCAGAGCCTCGTCACGCGGGTAGGTGGCACGCTCCGTGATGACCAGGCACCGCAACGGGGCGTTGTCATCGAGGCAGGCGAATCCGCGCTCGCGGACCTGGCGGAAGGGAACGAGCGCGAGCACCTCGCGCGGCGTTCCATCGGTTGCCAGCAACGGAATGTCCCGCAGCAGTTCCACGTCGACGATCTCGCCGGTGAGCACCTCCACCGTGTCGGCATCGCGGGCGAGGATCGCGAACGGGAGGTCGCTGGTTGCGAGCCCAGCGAGCGGGGGAAGCAGGGTGCCGGTCATGGTCGGTCTTTCGTCGTGGGGCGGCCACCCTCACAAAGAAGACCGCCCGGGGGCGGTCTATGCGTCAACGCGAGCACACCGCCTCAGACGGTGGGCCACCATGCGGTGCTCGCGAACATGGGCCGAAACTATCACAGCGCCGGACCGACGCGCGGAGTGTCTAGTGCTCGGGGCCCTGCTCGCAATACATTCGAGACATGACAGATCCTCAGGGTATGGGCGGTTCCGACGAGCTCCGCCAGCGCGCGGTCGCCAGCCTTCGGGCCAAGCAGGGCTTTTGGTACACACTCGCGACGTGGGTCGTGCTCTCCATCTTCTTCGTCGTGATCTGGGCGCTCACCGGGATGGGCTACTTCTGGCCGGCCTGGCCGATCGCGGGAATCGCGATCGGCGTGGCCTTCTCCGGGTTCAATGCGTACGGTCCCTCACGCGGTGCCCTGAACGAAAGCAAGATCCAGGACGAGATGCGTCGACTGCAATAGCAGCGGCGCACCCCCGCGGCATCGGCCTGGTCCTCAGCTGAACTGCGTAGGCTGGATGCTGTGCCAGCTGTGAACATCGGGATGCCGAAGGTCCCTGAAACCCTCGCTCCGCGCCGCAAGAGCCGCCAGATCAAGGTGGGCAAGGTCCTCGTCGGCGGAGACGCCCCTGTCAGCGTGCAGTCGATGACGACGACGCCGACGACCAACATCAACGCGACCCTGCAACAGATCGCCGAATTGACGGCATCCGGCTGCGAGATCGTGCGCGTTGCTGTGCCGTCTCAAGACGATGCGGATGTGCTGCACATCATCGCGGCCAAGAGCCAGATCCCCGTGATCGCCGACATCCATTTCCAGCCGAAGTACGTCTTTCAGGCGATTGACGCCGGGTGTGCAGCGGTGCGGGTGAACCCGGGCAACATTCGCAAGTTCGACGACCAGGTGGGGGCGATCGCGAAGGCCGCGCAGGCGGCGGGCGTGTCGCTGCGCATCGGGGTCAACGCGGGATCGCTCGATCGCCGCCTGTTGGAGAAGTACGGCAAGGCCACTCCGGAGG
Protein-coding sequences here:
- a CDS encoding 2TM domain-containing protein, producing MTDPQGMGGSDELRQRAVASLRAKQGFWYTLATWVVLSIFFVVIWALTGMGYFWPAWPIAGIAIGVAFSGFNAYGPSRGALNESKIQDEMRRLQ